In Caldicellulosiruptoraceae bacterium PP1, the genomic window TCTCCACCAAAACCAATTATCTTATTCTGTGGTATTAATTCAATTGCGTATGAAAGTGTTTCATTTGATAAACTTGGGCTTATCAAATGTATCCATGTAAAATCTACATAAACATTAGGAGTATTTTTGGCAATTGATAGATATTGGTTTTGATAAGGAAAGCCTGTGTGAAGCAATATAAACTTTATATCTTTATACCTGTTTACTACACTTAAAAAGTTTGTAACATCAGAGTAACTAAGCTGATATCCGTTTTCGACAGCACATGGTTCAACATGCCCTGTGTGAACTTGTATAGGAAGATTGTGTTCTAAGATAAAATTCATAATATGATGGAATATATAATTTTCTAACCTTTTTGAAAAATGGTTTTGCTCAAAATCATATCTAGCCTCTTCATATTCGCTCATCTTAATATCTAAATCTCTCCAATACGGTAACCCAAATTTGTATCCTATTATACCATTATTATAAAACTTTTGTAATAAGTTGTGAACATGTTCCAAATAATCATCAAAGGAAAATTTGCTTACTCCTTCATTCCTTTTTCTATTAATTACATCTTCAATATATCCCTTTTGCATAAGAAAATCAAGATATGCTAATGATTTTGCATAATATGGGGGATTAAAGCTCCCTCCATCAATTACAAGTAAAATGTTGATATTTGCTCTTTTCTTTAGAACAAATTCATACCAATTAGGATCATCATTTTTTTCTTTAATCATTCTATTTAATTCATATATACCCTCTTTATCGATTTTATCTATACCATATAAATCCTTTGCAAATATTTTAATTGCTTTTGCATATGAAGTGTTTTTTGTTTTATTGTAATAATCTAAAAATATATCAATTTTTTCATCAAATTCAATTTCAGAAGTGCTTATTCTATATGGCATCCCTGCAGTTATCATATCTGATTCCAAATAATGAAGCATATGAAAAAAATCAGCATTCATTTTCTTTCTTTCATCTTTATAATACATATGTTCATGAGCATCTATAATCTTCATGTTATGTATCTTTTCATAAAGTAAGTCCATTTAAGCTCATCTCCTTCTTATAAACATATATTATTATCTTATCAGATTTATACAGTGTTTTTCAAAAAAATATTACTATTAT contains:
- a CDS encoding amidohydrolase family protein — protein: MDLLYEKIHNMKIIDAHEHMYYKDERKKMNADFFHMLHYLESDMITAGMPYRISTSEIEFDEKIDIFLDYYNKTKNTSYAKAIKIFAKDLYGIDKIDKEGIYELNRMIKEKNDDPNWYEFVLKKRANINILLVIDGGSFNPPYYAKSLAYLDFLMQKGYIEDVINRKRNEGVSKFSFDDYLEHVHNLLQKFYNNGIIGYKFGLPYWRDLDIKMSEYEEARYDFEQNHFSKRLENYIFHHIMNFILEHNLPIQVHTGHVEPCAVENGYQLSYSDVTNFLSVVNRYKDIKFILLHTGFPYQNQYLSIAKNTPNVYVDFTWIHLISPSLSNETLSYAIELIPQNKIIGFGGDFMHVENIYSHSVITREVIYNTLKQKIQQGYMDIEEAIEFAQNILYNNPISIYNL